One region of Quercus lobata isolate SW786 chromosome 2, ValleyOak3.0 Primary Assembly, whole genome shotgun sequence genomic DNA includes:
- the LOC115958345 gene encoding uncharacterized protein LOC115958345 → MAGLEDLWARFTLTEDEEGGADIPNKEDVEVHRLAGKFFTKRTLNVDAVACTFKPLWKPAGELKIRDSGDNVLVFEFEDVLDLERVLEYEPWSYDKSLIAFQRVLDVEQIPHLDFGQVTFWVQLHNIPLKNLSQETGEAVGNSIGKVVQVADPEDDGAGGEFLRVRITMDISKPLPHCSKLRSGGRQIGLVGLKI, encoded by the coding sequence ATGGCTGGTCTGGAAGATTTGTGGGCACGTTTCACTCTTACAGAGGACGAAGAAGGGGGTGCAGACATTCCGAACAAAGAGGATGTGGAGGTTCATCGGTTGGCAGGGAAGTTTTTTACGAAACGAACGCTAAATGTTGATGCAGTGGCTTGCACTTTCAAGCCACTGTGGAAACCGGCGGGTGAGTTAAAGATTCGTGACTCGGGTGATAATGTGTTGGTATTTGAGTTTGAAGATGTTTTGGACCTTGAACGAGTCCTCGAATACGAACCTTGGTCGTATGACAAAAGCTTAATAGCTTTCCAAAGGGTTCTTGACGTTGAACAGATACCTCATCTGGATTTCGGTCAGGTCACTTTCTGGGTGCAGTTGCACAATATTCCATTGAAGAACCTGTCCCAGGAAACCGGTGAAGCAGTAGGTAACTCAATTGGGAAGGTGGTTCAAGTGGCTGACCCGGAAGACGACGGCGCGGGCGGCGAGTTCTTGAGAGTTCGAATAACCATGGATATTTCTAAGCCACTTCCGCATTGCTCAAAACTTAGATCAGGGGGAAGACAGATAGGGCTGGTGGGACTCAAAATATGA
- the LOC115958352 gene encoding uncharacterized protein LOC115958352, with protein sequence MAVIPGNARNQPPWWKKNQSSKSNETPVPRRDDVHHDAQSAMEAEHYMDNFVAFKKGNTGVGSEHDEGQRCESANGSCLKQTNLSHAVRLDEDVVGLSLQENCIPSDRENHIDAIIDHGVDDAWRFTGFYGDPETASRENSWSMLRTLSIRFTLPWLCIGDFNEILYADEKQGWLDRPERQMQGFRDALDFCRLKDLGFNGFPFTWCNRRPGNQNVWIRLDRGVATVDWILKFPTSRIHHLDAFHSDHKPILLSPDLEQNRFYKKGRPFRFEAMWLRDRSCEEVIRDSWGVGMVQATAWGFNSKISTYQTNLRVWNKKTFGHVRHSVKKKLVELKSEKESGGYRNNPFQIQVLRDDIQQLQAREEYDNGIWVEDEVGLGKVVEGYFDQIFTSSNPHGFDTILCGIQSVVGMDSTEQLEGDFQASEVKEALNQMAPLTAPGLDGEDVTAVVLRALNSGIVPDSINTTFITLIPKIKNPKKVSDFRPISLCNVIYKLIAKVVANRLKKFLAISVPDLQSAFLSGRLISDNILVAFETLHYLKRKTRGKMGFMALKLDMSKTYDRVEWGFVEAIMQHLGLGERMRRIIMSCMKSVSYSILLNGQPVGNIKPSRGLRQGDPLSPYLFLLCAMGLQGLLKKAEMEGREVLIKAVIQAIPTYTMGCFKLPKGLIKELEVLIRKFWWGYNDDSRKVHWVSWERLCDAKEVGGMGFKEIEKFNDALLAKQVWRMMQNPESLCFRVFKARFFPNCSILDAKDSNTGSYAWKSILGAQDVIRKGMVWRIGNGQSVRIKEDKWLSVKPSRVTLSPLPSVMAETKVSSLINPELGVWKSEEVNRVFLPHEASLVLGIPLSHRKPPDRVTWSCTPSGEYSTSSAYKLLAASASTAHASSSNQASQRSFWKGIWKLQVPNKIKHFVWRVCNNALPTKCNLKRRHITESDLCELCKDTPEDALHALCFCSHVAPVWQPFHWFQTMISPPPLNFCDLLNKLLQVRDDLRTELFATIAWCLWNRRNALHFGRPANPMANISSVAGALVQEFIASQIPEIPIHQPFAWHQWRPLEPDAVKVNFDATLFKRTNSAGIGIIVRDWRGVSLAALSMPIPLSSSVPDMEALACLRAVQLAAELEFQCIIFEGDSATVIFAVNQGSSLLSSFGNIVDNIRYLLPSFSLATFSHVNRTSNLVADALAKKASSNVGSQVWMNALPSDIAVLVDFDVH encoded by the exons ATGGCTGTTATCCCAGGCAATGCACGCAACCAGCCGCCGTGGTGGAAGAAAAACCAATCAAGCAAAAGTAATGAAACCCCAGTTCCACGTCGAGATGATGTACACCATGATGCACAGTCTGCTATGGAGGCCGAGCATTACATGGATAACTTTGTGGCTTTCAAGAAAGGTAATACTGGAGTGGGTAGTGAGCATGATGAAGGACAGCGTTGTGAATCCGCTAATGGGTCATGTCTGAAACAAACCAATCTGAGCCATGCAGTGAGACTGGATGAAGATGTTGTTGGTTTGTCTCTCCAGGAAAACTGCATTCCATCCGACAGGG aaaatcatattgatgcCATTATTGACCATGGAGTTGATGACGCCTGGCGGTTCACTGGTTTCTACGGAGACCCTGAGACCGCCAGCCGGGAAAACTCCTGGTCCATGCTCAGAACATTGAGTATACGGTTCACTCTCCCTTGGTTGTGtattggtgattttaatgaaatcttATATGCAGATGAGAAACAGGGTTGGCTTGATAGACCGGAGAGACAAATGCAGGGTTTTCGTGATGCTCTTGATTTTTGCAGGTTGaaggatttggggtttaatgGCTTCCCATTCACATGGTGTAATAGGCGCCCAGGAAATCAAAATGTTTGGATCCGATTGGATAGAGGGGTTGCTACCGTTGACTGGATTCTGAAATTCCCTACCTCCAGAATTCACCATTTGGATGCTTTTCATTCTGATCACAAGCCTATACTCCTAAGCCCAGATCTAGAACAAAACCGGTTTTATAAAAAAGGACGTCCTTTCCGGTTTGAAGCCATGTGGTTAAGGGACAGGTCCTGTGAAGAGGTAATCCGAGATTCTTGGGGAGTTGGGATGGTACAAGCCACGGCGTGGGGTTTCAATAGCAAAATTTCTACCTACCAGACAAATCTTAGAGTGTGGAATAAAAAGACTTTTGGCCATGTTCGACATTctgtaaagaaaaaattagttGAGTTGAAGTCGGAGAAGGAGAGTGGAGGGTACAGAAACAATCCTTTTCAGATTCAGGTGTTACGAGATGACATCCAACAGTTACAAGCAAGAGAGGAGT ATGACAATGGAATTTGGGTAGAAGATGAGGTCGGATTGGGGAAGGTGGTGGAGGGCTACTTCGATCAAATTTTCACCAGTTCAAATCCGCATGGCTTTGACACTATCTTGTGTGGTATCCAAAGTGTTGTTGGGATGGATTCGACTGAGCAGTTAGAGGGTGATTTCCAAGCTAGTGAGGTCAAAGAAGCTCTCAATCAAATGGCCCCCCTCACAGCCCCTGGTCTTGATG GGGAAGACGTGACTGCAGTGGTGCTCCGAGCCTTAAACTCAGGTATTGTTCCAGATTCCATAAATACTACTTTCATCACCCTCATacccaaaattaaaaaccccAAGAAAGTTTCAGACTTTAGGCCAATAAGTTTGTGTAATGTCATCTATAAACTTATTGCTAAAGTGGTGGCTAACCGTTTGAAAAAGTTTCTAGCTATTTCTGTGCCAGATTTGCAGAGTGCTTTCCTTTCAGGCCGGTTGATATCTGATAACATTCTTGTGGCTTTTGAGACGCTTCAttatttgaagagaaaaacacGAGGCAAAATGGGTTTTATGGCTCTAAAGCTTGATATGAGTAAAACTTATGACCGGGTGGAGTGGGGTTTTGTGGAGGCAATAATGCAACATTTGGGGCTTGGGGAGAGGATGAGAAGAATAATTATGTCATGCATGAAGTCAGTGTCGTACTCAATCCTTCTCAATGGGCAGCCAGTTGGAAACATTAAACCCTCTAGGGGGCTCCGCCAAGGTGACCCTCTGTCACCGTATCTGTTCCTATTGTGTGCCATGGGTCTACAAGGCTTATTGAAAAAGGCAGAGATGGAAG GTAGGGAAGTTCTCATTAAAGCTGTCATTCAAGCCATACCAACGTACACTATGGGTTGTTTCAAGCTACCCAAAGGGTTGATCAAAGAGCTAGAAGTCCTTATTAGGAAGTTCTGGTGGGGCTATAATGATGATTCAAGGAAGGTGCATTGGGTTAGTTGGGAGAGGTTATGTGATGCAAAAGAAGTGGGTGGAATGGGTTTCAAAGAAATTGAGAAGTTCAATGACGCCCTCCTTGCTAAGCAAGTATGGCGGATGATGCAAAACCCGGAGTCCCTTTGCTTTAGGGTCTTCAAAGCCCGTTTCTTCCCAAATTGCTCTATTCTTGATGCCAAGGATTCCAATACTGGATCCTATGCATGGAAGAGCATTCTTGGTGCTCAGGATGTTATTAGAAAGGGTATGGTGTGGCGTATTGGGAATGGTCAATCTGTTCGAATTAAGGAAGACAAGTGGCTTTCGGTAAAACCAAGTAGAGTAACCCTCTCCCCCCTCCCCTCAGTTATGGCGGAAACTAAGGTGAGCTCTCTTATCAATCCAGAGTTGGGTGTGTGGAAATCTGAGGAGGTTAACCGGGTTTTTCTACCTCATGAAGCTTCTTTGGTATTGGGGATTCCACTTAGCCACAGAAAACCCCCTGACCGTGTGACTTGGTCATGCACTCCATCTGGAGAGTATAGCACAAGCAGCGCCTATAAATTGCTAGCTGCCTCGGCTTCAACAGCCCATGCAAGCTCATCCAATCAGGCCTCTCAGAGAAGTTTTTGGAAAGGAATTTGGAAGCTGCAGGTGCCCAACAAGATTAAAcactttgtttggagagttTGTAACAATGCTCTGCCTACCAAGTGTAATCTGAAGCGGCGTCATATTACAGAGTCGGACTTGTGTGAGTTGTGCAAAGATACTCCGGAAGATGCCCTTCATGCACTGTGCTTTTGCAGCCACGTAGCCCCTGTGTGGCAACCTTTCCATTGGTTCCAAACCATGATATCTCCCCCTCCCCTTAATTTCTGTGATTTACTTAACAAGCTTTTGCAGGTTCGGGATGATCTTAGAACAGAGTTGTTCGCAACAATTGCTTGGTGCTTGTGGAACAGACGAAATGCTCTTCATTTTGGACGCCCAGCTAATCCCATGGCGAATATCAGTTCCGTTGCTGGCGCACTGGTACAGGAATTCATTGCTAGCCAGATTCCAGAAATCCCTATCCATCAACCTTTTGCTTGGCATCAATGGCGCCCTCTAGAACCAGATGCAGTCAAAGTGAACTTCGATGCGACACTCTTCAAACGGACGAACTCAGCTGGTATTGGCATCATAGTGCGTGATTGGAGAGGAGTTTCCCTTGCTGCCTTGTCCATGCCTATTCCGCTATCTTCATCAGTTCCTGATATGGAAGCGTTGGCCTGTCTCAGAGCAGTCCAATTAGCAGCTGAGTTGGAGTTTCAATGCATAATCTTTGAAGGTGACTCGGCCACAGTCATTTTTGCAGTAAACCAGGGGTCTTCACTACTATCTTCCTTTGGAAATATTGTTGACAATATTCGGTATTTACttcctagtttttctttagCTACTTTTAGTCATGTCAACCGCACGAGTAATTTAGTTGCGGATGCTCTCGCAAAAAAGGCTTCTTCCAACGTTGGTAGCCAAGTTTGGATGAATGCTTTACCTTCAGACATTGCTGTTTTAGTAGACTTTGATGTTcattag
- the LOC115975218 gene encoding uncharacterized protein LOC115975218 isoform X2, whose amino-acid sequence MHVLRAYRVSLTSLRPNQIVWEPYRNYLGSLPTYCTVGQHIWRSIVPLIHFWVVECHHPERVLRQFGMKQSIPEDVDTSIELQKITLQGKHNENWAQVHAPHIAKWAAHATIADAPAFHGEMSYNDEYMVESQLRIITKCEPRSEIYTDCINALQAVEEIGWLSLDHACDVGNTSELAVQRGWQAGGHQGRVGHQSSQRHTSSRPPTSGQRHTPVPTSSRRPTSAQRPTSGSRHTPVPTSIRRHTPVPTSTRRHTPVHDHTMEEASQTTDEMWDDTAYDVGSMAHDDAGPSHTFAHGDTSGPHP is encoded by the exons ATGCACGTCCTACGTGCCTATCGTGTGTCGCTTACTTCACTACGGCCAAATCAG ATTGTTTGGGAGCCGTACAGAAATTATTTGGGTTCTCTACCCACATATTGTACGGTAGGCCAACACATATGGAGGTCTATTGTGCCGCTCATACATTTTTGGGTGGTTGAATGCCATCATCCCGAACGTGTTCTCCGACAGTTTGGGATGAAGCAAAGCATACCTGAAGATGTTGATACTTCAATTGAACTGCAAAAGATCACCCTCCAGGGCAAGCACAATGAAAATTGGGCCCAAGTACATGCCCCGCATATTGCTAAATGGGCTGCGCACGCCACAATTGCCGATGCACCGGCCTTTCACGGGGAGATGAGCTACAATGACGAGTACATG GTTGAATCGCAGTTGCGCATTATAACGAAGTGTGAACCAAGGTCTGAGATCTACACCGACTGTATTAATGCCTTGCAAGCTGTTGAAGAGATCGGTTGGTTATCCTTGGACCATGCATGTGACGTGGGCAACACAAGTGAACTAGCTGTACAGCGTGGTTGGCAAGCAGGTGGACATCAAGGGCGTGTAGGCCATCAATCTAGCCAGCGTCATACATCTAGTCGGCCTCCCACATCTGGTCAGCGTCACACACCTGTGCCCACATCTAGTCGACGTCCCACATCTGCTCAGCGTCCGACATCTGGTTCGCGTCACACACCCGTGCCCACATCTATTCGGCGTCACACACCCGTGCCCACATCTACTCGGCGTCACACACCCGTGCATGACCACACCATGGAGGAAGCAAGTCAGACAACAGATGAGATGTGGGACGACACTGCTTATGACGTAGGCTCCATGGCACACGATGATGCGGGTCCATCCCATACGTTTGCCCATGGAGACACATCTGGTCCCCATCCATGA
- the LOC115975218 gene encoding uncharacterized protein LOC115975218 isoform X1 translates to MHVLRAYRVSLTSLRPNQIVWEPYRNYLGSLPTYCTVGQHIWRSIVPLIHFWVVECHHPERVLRQFGMKQSIPEDVDTSIELQKITLQGKHNENWAQVHAPHIAKWAAHATIADAPAFHGEMSYNDEYMVWFRSRTVRHITKETSYWDTLVESQLRIITKCEPRSEIYTDCINALQAVEEIGWLSLDHACDVGNTSELAVQRGWQAGGHQGRVGHQSSQRHTSSRPPTSGQRHTPVPTSSRRPTSAQRPTSGSRHTPVPTSIRRHTPVPTSTRRHTPVHDHTMEEASQTTDEMWDDTAYDVGSMAHDDAGPSHTFAHGDTSGPHP, encoded by the exons ATGCACGTCCTACGTGCCTATCGTGTGTCGCTTACTTCACTACGGCCAAATCAG ATTGTTTGGGAGCCGTACAGAAATTATTTGGGTTCTCTACCCACATATTGTACGGTAGGCCAACACATATGGAGGTCTATTGTGCCGCTCATACATTTTTGGGTGGTTGAATGCCATCATCCCGAACGTGTTCTCCGACAGTTTGGGATGAAGCAAAGCATACCTGAAGATGTTGATACTTCAATTGAACTGCAAAAGATCACCCTCCAGGGCAAGCACAATGAAAATTGGGCCCAAGTACATGCCCCGCATATTGCTAAATGGGCTGCGCACGCCACAATTGCCGATGCACCGGCCTTTCACGGGGAGATGAGCTACAATGACGAGTACATGGTTTGGTTTCGCTCCCGCACTGTTCGCCATATTACAAAAGAGACTTCGTACTGGGACACATTA GTTGAATCGCAGTTGCGCATTATAACGAAGTGTGAACCAAGGTCTGAGATCTACACCGACTGTATTAATGCCTTGCAAGCTGTTGAAGAGATCGGTTGGTTATCCTTGGACCATGCATGTGACGTGGGCAACACAAGTGAACTAGCTGTACAGCGTGGTTGGCAAGCAGGTGGACATCAAGGGCGTGTAGGCCATCAATCTAGCCAGCGTCATACATCTAGTCGGCCTCCCACATCTGGTCAGCGTCACACACCTGTGCCCACATCTAGTCGACGTCCCACATCTGCTCAGCGTCCGACATCTGGTTCGCGTCACACACCCGTGCCCACATCTATTCGGCGTCACACACCCGTGCCCACATCTACTCGGCGTCACACACCCGTGCATGACCACACCATGGAGGAAGCAAGTCAGACAACAGATGAGATGTGGGACGACACTGCTTATGACGTAGGCTCCATGGCACACGATGATGCGGGTCCATCCCATACGTTTGCCCATGGAGACACATCTGGTCCCCATCCATGA
- the LOC115978166 gene encoding anthocyanidin 3-O-glucosyltransferase 5-like, with protein sequence MVVAETNKQHVAVLSSPGMGHIIPLLELAKCLVIDHGIHVSFLNITTEASTAQIQLLHSPTLPLGLDVIDIPAVDISALVSDDTPIVARLSVNVEESLKPLKSILIELGKPQALFIDLFCTQAFDVCKELSIPTYTFFTPSTSFLTFCLYLPTLDREVECEFIDLSEPVQVPGCSPVRTEDLLDQVRNRKIDEYKWFFFHISRLPMSDGILLNSWEDFEPTSLKAIREHPFYKEIPTPPVFPAGPLIKHDKPELDDVCLAWLDKQPLNSVLFAALRSGGTLSAAQLTELAWGLELSQQRFILVARKPTDASASATFFNVGEDINANHPKAYLPDGFLKRTKEVGLVVPTWAPQVSVLQHPSTGAFLSHCGWNSTLESMSHGVPMIAWPLYAEQRMNATMLVEEVGVAVQPVGIPGKGVVDREEIERVVRLVLEGEEGNVMRRKARELKVSAVKALEFGGSSHQSLSSIIKEWKIENEISV encoded by the coding sequence ATGGTGGTAGCTGAAACCAATAAACAACACGTTGCAGTCCTCTCAAGTCCAGGCATGGGCCACATCATCCCTCTCCTCGAGCTTGCCAAGTGTCTCGTCATCGACCATGGCATCCATGTGAGCTTCCTCAACATCACTACTGAAGCTTCCACAGCCCAAATCCAACTCCTCCACTCACCAACACTACCTCTTGGCCTCGATGTTATAGACATCCCAGCTGTTGATATTTCAGCTTTGGTCAGCGACGACACTCCCATCGTCGCCAGGTTATCTGTCAACGTAGAGGAAAGCCTGAAGCCTCTAAAGTCTATCCTCATCGAGCTGGGCAAGCCACAGGCTCTATTCATTGATCTTTTCTGTACCCAAGCTTTCGATGTCTGCAAAGAGCTTTCTATCCCCACCTACACTTTCTTCACTCCTTCCACTTCTTTCCTTACTTTCTGTTTGTATCTTCCAACACTGGACCGTGAGGTCGAGTGCGAGTTTATTGACCTTTCTGAACCAGTTCAGGTCCCAGGTTGCTCCCCGGTTCGAACCGAGGACTTGCTAGACCAGGTTCGGAACCGAAAGATTGACGAGTACAAGTGGTTCTTTTTCCATATCAGCCGTTTGCCTATGTCAGATGGTATTTTGTTAAACTCGTGGGAGGATTTTGAACCCACATCGCTTAAAGCTATAAGAGAGCACCCATTTTATAAGGAAATTCCTACACCACCTGTTTTCCCAGCTGGTCCGCTTATAAAACACGACAAGCCTGAACTAGACGATGTGTGTTTAGCTTGGCTAGACAAACAACCATTAAATTCTGTTCTTTTTGCGGCACTTAGAAGTGGAGGGACTCTCTCAGCTGCACAACTCACAGAGTTGGCTTGGGGTTTGGAACTGAGTCAACAAAGGTTTATATTAGTGGCTCGTAAGCCAACTGATGCGAGTGCTTCAGCTACATTTTTCAATGTGGGTGAAGATATTAACGCTAATCATCCAAAGGCTTATTTGCCTGATGGATTTTTAAAGAGGACAAAGGAGGTGGGTTTGGTGGTTCCGACTTGGGCACCACAAGTTTCAGTGCTTCAACACCCATCAACTGGTGCTTTTTTGTCTCACTGTGGTTGGAACTCGACGCTGGAGAGCATGAGTCACGGTGTCCCTATGATTGCGTGGCCTCTTTATGCAGAGCAGAGAATGAATGCAACGATGTTGGTTGAAGAGGTTGGTGTGGCTGTTCAGCCAGTGGGAATACCAGGAAAAGGAGTGGTTGATAGAGAGGAGATTGAGAGAGTGGTGAGGTTGGTGTTAGAGGGTGAAGAAGGGAACGTGATGAGGCGTAAGGCTAGAGAGCTGAAAGTGAGTGCAGTGAAAGCGTTGGAATTTGGTGGCTCTTCTCATCAGTCACTTTCCAGTATCATCAAAGAATGGAAGATTGAGAATGAAATCTCAGTCTAA